A genomic stretch from Canis lupus familiaris isolate Mischka breed German Shepherd chromosome 17, alternate assembly UU_Cfam_GSD_1.0, whole genome shotgun sequence includes:
- the LOC119877201 gene encoding collagen alpha-1(I) chain-like, whose translation MPSFLQGNDDTVFPPSKEEPRGPAEDTAPDFPGGQATLPPAPGPRAEGRLESRGGRPPPQQSSGAERGSGKSDADQANAPRAGSGSGSGSGSGDARREGGSGAGTRSGRGDARPRHRGIKAGKGGRRSRLPPPAPRPPPCPGGARRHRVRRPSDPVARPERRAGSRGSSVPGPATCKERGRRSGVRGSAALGQQVASDGAGASGLGPPSHGAPARSAGVAGSGPGGGGGASGAPAPPPSALPPPLPPARPPGRRPGPRGDAEEEGGAPALTRRSGRRCPGSAAPRPAPRAPRPAAGPGCPRLTHPAARRRRPRPPRLSGVRLKQPRRGPRWALRTGGRSAVQGPCGARAGGCGGRKAHGEGPEDAGGVAAWRERARCVGKCQAPCEAQGPSRSLNPSGAGGETGSQTTAMAGPAKQRGERRRRACGGSVAGRMLPRRGGLGARVLPCDEKEQASQTPVLGCRSSEKPAGLNGTSYPESSGG comes from the exons ATGCCCTCCTTCCTTCAGGGCAATGACGACACCGTGTTCCCCCCCAGCAAGGA GGAACCACGCGGCCCGGCAGAGGACACGGCCCCTGACTTCCCGGGGGGACAAGCCAcgctccccccagcccccgggccccgggccgaAGGGAGGCTGGAGTCCCGCGGTGGCCGGCCTCCTCCCCAGCAGAGTTCAGGGGCGGAGCGTGGATCCGGGAAGAGCGACGCCGACCAGGCGAACGCCCCGCGGGcaggctcgggctcgggctcgggctcgggctccggggacGCGAGGAGAGAGGGCGGGAGCGGGGCCGGGACGCGGAGTGGCCGTGGAGATGCCCGCCCTCGGCACCGCGGAATAAAGGCAGGAAAGGGAGGCCGGcgctcccgcctcccgcctcccgccccccgccccccgccctgccccggcgGAGCGAGGAGGCACCGGGTCCGCCGGCCTTCGGACCCCGTCGCGCGCCCCGAGCGGAGGGCTGGGTCGCGGGGAAGCTCCGTGCCGGGCCCGGCGACATGCAAGGAGCGGGGAAGGCGCAGCGGCGTGCGGGGCTCCGCGGCCCTCGGGCAGCAAGTGGCGAGCGACGGCGCGGGGGCGAGCGGGCTCGGGCC GCCCAGCCACGGCGCACCGGCTCGGTCCGCGGGCGTGGCCGGCTCCGgccctggcggcggcggcggggcctccGGAGCTCCcgcccctccgccctccgccctccctccgcccctcccgcCGGCCAGGCCCCCGGGCCGCCGCCCCGGACCCCGAGGGGACgcggaggaggaagggggagcccCGGCACTGACCCGCCGCAGCGGCCGCCGCTGCCCTGGCtcggccgccccgcgccccgcgccccgcgccccgcgccccgcggccggCCCGGGCTGCCCGCGCCTCACTCACCCCGCGGCCCG GCGGcgtcggccccgccccccgcgactTTCCGGAGTCCGCTTAAAGCAGCCGCGCAGAGGACCGCGGTGGGCGCTGAGGACCGGGGGGAGGAGCGCGGTGCAGGGGCCCTGCGGAGCGCGGGCGGGAGGCTGCGGAGGGCGGAAAGCGCACGGGGAGGGGCCCGAAGATGCCGGAGGAGTCGCGGCTTGGAGGGAGCGCGCGCGCTGTGTGGGTAAGTGCCAGGCTCCGTGCGAGGCGCAGGGGCCCTCGCGAAGCTTGAACCCCAGCGGGGCGGGAGGGGAGACGGGCAGCCAGACGACGGCGATGGCAGGTCCTGCTAAGCAGCGTGGAGAGAGGCGACGCCGGGCGTGCGGTGGCTCCGTAGCGGGCCGGATGCTGCCCCGCAGAGGAGGCCTGGGAGCGCGCGTCCTACCGTGTGATGAGAAGGAACAGGCTTCGCAGACACCTGTGCTGg GTTGCAGGAGCAGCGAGAAGCCGGCAGGGCTGAATGGAACCAGCTACCCCGAAAGCAGCGGCGGTTAA